In Gossypium raimondii isolate GPD5lz chromosome 12, ASM2569854v1, whole genome shotgun sequence, a single window of DNA contains:
- the LOC105763343 gene encoding LOB domain-containing protein 36 encodes MSSSNSPCAACKFLRRKCTQECVFAPYFPPDHPQKFQNVHKVYGASNVAKLLNELNPSQREEAVTSLAYEAEARLQDPVYGCVGLISILQHRLKQMQHDLGNAKKELSTYIGPQALLPILQPPLFFPQQHLGNPSSMMQHNMMPMMGIPTAASLSHGGQLVIREPQQQQQQFFEPQQQMAAVVAAREQQDFLGGYELQQLHHQQQPDMLRFNNSGFEGAGSVTATGFNQITPVAAMSPSLALGCFDNLYQIQPQEQDHPHHHSHGTLPFQSQLLLQPLQAQPQVHLRSESEEGRSTGPC; translated from the coding sequence ATGTCATCGTCCAACTCGCCTTGCGCGGCGTGCAAGTTTCTTCGACGAAAATGCACCCAAGAATGCGTCTTTGCACCATATTTTCCGCCAGACCATCCGCAGAAATTCCAGAACGTCCACAAAGTGTACGGTGCCAGCAATGTAGCCAAGCTGTTGAACGAACTCAACCCTTCCCAACGTGAAGAGGCCGTCACCTCTTTAGCCTACGAAGCCGAGGCTCGTCTCCAAGACCCAGTCTATGGCTGCGTTGGCCTCATCTCCATCTTACAACACCGGCTTAAACAAATGCAACATGATCTTGGTAATGCCAAGAAAGAGCTGTCCACTTACATTGGCCCTCAAGCTTTGCTTCCTATTTTACAACCGCCTTTGTTTTTTCCACAACAACATCTTGGCAACCCTTCTTCTATGATGCAACATAACATGATGCCAATGATGGGCATTCCAACGGCAGCTTCCCTTTCCCATGGGGGCCAGTTGGTCATAAGAGAACCACAACAACAACAGCAGCAGTTTTTTGAGCCTCAACAGCAAATGGCTGCAGTGGTAGCAGCAAGGGAACAACAAGATTTTCTTGGAGGATATGAACTGCAACAGCTACATCATCAACAGCAGCCAGATATGCTGAGGTTTAATAATAGTGGGTTTGAAGGGGCTGGTTCAGTCACTGCAACAGGGTTTAATCAGATAACACCTGTGGCCGCCATGTCACCTTCTTTGGCTTTAGGGTGCTTTGATAACCTTTATCAGATTCAGCCACAAGAGCAAGATCATCCCCATCATCATTCTCATGGAACTCTTCCATTTCAATCACAGCTTTTGCTTCAGCCACTACAAGCACAACCACAAGTGCACTTAAGATCAGAAAGTGAGGAGGGTAGGAGTACTGGTCCTTgttga